From a region of the Nitrospira sp. genome:
- a CDS encoding alpha/beta hydrolase, which translates to MMRAAFLLRFVRISPQSATAWLLASVLMHGCAAAPDIPPWFDAIQRIPVHTASVNGHRIAYLDEGQGPPLILIHGYGGSMWQWEYQRPLTGTFRVITPDLIGSGLSDKPDIDYRPEDLIDTIHGLMESLGLPSATLVGSSMGAGVALGLALTHPERVDRLVLIDGFPDHVRERLVSPLMRRAVDTHAPAWLARFGALLFGNRAMEAVLKEIVYDHTLVTPLVIDRSNRNRQRADMITPLLALRDSLPLWEQQFAPRLRDVRHSTLILWGEQDRLFPPQVGRDLQALITGSRFILIPNAGHIPQWEQPHVVNRHITEFLQP; encoded by the coding sequence ATGATGCGCGCGGCGTTCCTCCTCCGCTTCGTGAGGATCTCGCCGCAATCTGCCACCGCCTGGCTCCTCGCGAGTGTCCTGATGCATGGTTGCGCGGCAGCACCGGACATCCCTCCCTGGTTCGACGCGATCCAGCGAATTCCCGTCCATACCGCCTCTGTCAACGGCCATCGCATCGCCTATCTCGACGAGGGCCAAGGTCCGCCGCTGATCCTCATCCATGGCTACGGCGGCTCCATGTGGCAATGGGAATATCAACGCCCTCTTACAGGAACCTTTCGCGTCATTACGCCGGATCTCATCGGCTCCGGACTGTCCGATAAACCCGACATCGACTACCGTCCCGAAGATCTGATTGACACCATCCATGGCCTGATGGAGAGCTTGGGCTTGCCCTCTGCAACCCTCGTCGGCAGTTCCATGGGAGCCGGCGTGGCCCTTGGTCTGGCATTGACTCACCCCGAGCGAGTCGACCGGCTGGTGCTGATCGACGGATTTCCGGACCACGTGCGCGAACGCCTCGTCAGCCCACTGATGCGCCGCGCCGTCGACACCCATGCCCCGGCCTGGCTGGCCCGCTTCGGCGCGTTGCTGTTCGGCAACCGCGCCATGGAAGCCGTGCTGAAAGAAATCGTCTATGACCACACCCTCGTGACACCGTTGGTGATCGACCGGTCCAACCGGAACCGGCAGAGAGCCGACATGATCACGCCGCTCCTCGCGCTCCGCGATAGCCTGCCGCTCTGGGAACAACAGTTCGCTCCGCGACTCAGGGACGTCCGGCACTCCACACTCATTCTTTGGGGCGAACAAGACCGCCTCTTTCCCCCGCAAGTGGGCCGGGATCTGCAGGCGTTGATCACAGGCTCCCGCTTCATCCTGATCCCGAACGCCGGTCACATCCCGCAGTGGGAGCAACCGCACGTCGTAAACCGGCATATCACAGAATTCCTCCAACCTTGA
- a CDS encoding alpha/beta fold hydrolase — protein MEETVVLHDKAGARIAAVLAAPKLATDSIAVLCHGFLSHKNSTSNQALATRLLDQGIATFRFDCFGHGESDGPFANLTTTIGVAQTISVLQHLVARGYHRLALVGSSFGGLLSILAAAEWTEAHHAQAASGPPLACLALKCPVVDFGEELRLELGQEGLQEWQQTNSIPDLHGGPTRIPLDYEFYEDCLRQIAYDPAHTITAPTLIVQGNQDEYVPLHQSQRLLHALSGPKHLEILDGADHRFTKPADFQQMLTLLTEWISRHTAA, from the coding sequence ATGGAAGAAACCGTCGTGCTCCACGACAAGGCCGGTGCTCGAATCGCCGCAGTGCTGGCCGCTCCGAAGTTGGCAACTGACTCCATTGCCGTCCTCTGCCACGGATTCCTGTCGCACAAGAACAGCACCAGCAATCAGGCATTAGCGACGCGCCTGCTGGACCAGGGAATCGCCACGTTCCGATTTGATTGCTTCGGCCACGGGGAGAGCGACGGCCCCTTTGCCAACTTAACCACCACGATTGGAGTCGCCCAGACGATCAGCGTGCTGCAACATCTGGTGGCGCGAGGGTACCACCGGCTCGCCCTGGTCGGGTCCAGTTTCGGCGGACTCCTCTCGATCCTCGCTGCCGCCGAATGGACGGAGGCGCACCACGCACAGGCAGCTTCCGGTCCGCCGCTCGCCTGCCTCGCGCTCAAATGTCCCGTGGTCGACTTTGGTGAAGAGCTTCGTCTTGAACTTGGCCAGGAGGGATTACAAGAATGGCAACAAACGAATAGTATTCCAGATCTGCACGGCGGTCCAACCCGTATTCCGCTGGACTATGAGTTCTACGAAGATTGCCTCCGGCAGATCGCCTACGACCCGGCGCACACGATCACCGCCCCAACCCTGATCGTCCAGGGTAACCAGGACGAATATGTCCCCTTGCATCAGAGCCAGAGACTCTTGCACGCCTTGTCCGGCCCCAAACACTTGGAAATTCTTGACGGCGCCGATCACCGCTTCACCAAACCCGCCGACTTCCAGCAGATGCTGACCTTGCTCACGGAATGGATTTCTCGCCACACCGCGGCGTAG
- the thiD gene encoding bifunctional hydroxymethylpyrimidine kinase/phosphomethylpyrimidine kinase: protein MIKQVLSIAGSDSGGGAGIQADLKAMSANGVYAMSVITAITAQNTEEVTDVFELPTSIIAAQLDAIFDDFDVAAVKTGMLSSAEIIRTVVKLLKPQQIQQLVVDPVMIAKGGQALLKPDAIDTIKKELFPLALLVTPNVHEAQQLSGIEITSLADARRAAKVIHQFGCANVLIKGGHLPKDRGTDLLYDGRFFNIFKGEFIDTPHTHGTGCTFASAIAAHIARGKTVPDAIQTAKTYLTEAIRHSLAIGHGKGPTNHFYFLNQG, encoded by the coding sequence ATGATCAAACAAGTCTTGTCGATAGCGGGTTCGGATTCAGGCGGCGGCGCAGGCATTCAGGCAGATCTGAAAGCCATGTCGGCCAATGGCGTCTATGCCATGTCGGTCATCACAGCCATCACCGCCCAGAACACGGAAGAAGTCACCGATGTGTTCGAACTCCCCACGTCGATTATCGCCGCTCAGCTCGACGCCATCTTCGACGATTTCGACGTGGCGGCCGTCAAAACCGGCATGCTGTCCTCGGCAGAGATCATCAGAACGGTCGTGAAGCTCCTGAAACCCCAACAGATCCAACAGCTGGTCGTAGACCCTGTCATGATCGCCAAAGGCGGGCAGGCGCTGCTGAAACCAGACGCCATCGATACCATCAAAAAGGAGCTCTTCCCGCTGGCCTTGCTCGTGACACCGAACGTGCATGAAGCGCAGCAGCTGTCCGGTATCGAGATTACCTCGCTGGCCGATGCTCGCCGTGCCGCGAAGGTCATTCATCAATTCGGTTGCGCCAATGTGCTCATCAAGGGGGGCCATCTGCCAAAAGATCGCGGGACTGATCTGCTCTATGACGGACGGTTCTTCAACATCTTCAAAGGGGAATTTATCGACACCCCGCATACGCACGGCACCGGCTGCACTTTTGCGTCCGCTATTGCCGCACACATCGCCCGGGGGAAAACTGTCCCCGACGCCATTCAAACCGCCAAAACCTATCTCACCGAAGCCATCAGGCATAGCTTGGCGATCGGACATGGCAAAGGACCGACCAATCATTTCTATTTTTTGAACCAGGGATAA
- a CDS encoding HEAT repeat domain-containing protein, whose translation MSVTTSSPTILTTREITLHLLGLVLVLSLLGLWYWLSTGARVVPTLIEMLKDDDPSTRIVAAEQLGQIGPAARAAIPQLLSQATQDGSQHANTTAATALKWIDLSASRRVMTHFIPRLQDTDVQQRRTACAILGSLGPVAKPSVPALVAATHDADALVRRNALTALATIGIPSGAVGTALLAGLRDSSSLVRQTAVAQFAFTVPVSEEAAAALTPMVNDQDKSIATLARTALEKPRTGDAAHIESLGMMLGHSTARDYALHQLAQVGPAATEALTPVLPLLDDNHPFIRYLAVETLSGMGQGAKQALLPLKQRRDSDPIVQAAITDAVAAIESGQTPTPGVAPGGRHE comes from the coding sequence ATGTCCGTCACCACCTCATCACCGACCATCCTCACCACACGCGAGATCACGCTCCACCTGCTTGGACTCGTTCTCGTTCTCAGCCTGCTTGGACTCTGGTATTGGCTCTCGACCGGAGCGCGGGTCGTGCCGACGCTCATTGAGATGTTGAAGGACGATGATCCCTCAACCCGCATCGTCGCCGCAGAGCAGTTGGGACAGATCGGCCCAGCAGCCAGGGCGGCCATTCCACAATTGCTCAGCCAGGCGACCCAAGACGGCAGCCAGCATGCGAATACCACCGCCGCCACGGCCTTGAAGTGGATTGATCTCTCGGCCTCTCGCCGCGTCATGACCCACTTCATCCCGCGGCTGCAGGATACGGATGTGCAACAGCGCCGTACGGCCTGCGCCATCCTGGGCAGCCTGGGACCGGTCGCCAAACCGTCGGTGCCGGCCTTGGTTGCCGCGACGCATGATGCCGACGCCCTCGTGCGCCGCAACGCACTCACCGCGCTGGCCACTATCGGCATCCCCTCCGGCGCGGTCGGCACGGCGCTCCTTGCAGGTCTGCGTGATTCCTCATCACTCGTGCGCCAGACGGCCGTCGCACAGTTTGCGTTTACGGTTCCGGTGTCCGAGGAAGCGGCGGCGGCGTTGACACCGATGGTGAACGATCAAGACAAAAGCATCGCGACACTTGCACGGACGGCACTGGAGAAGCCACGAACCGGCGACGCGGCGCATATCGAATCTCTCGGCATGATGCTGGGACACAGCACGGCTCGTGACTATGCGCTGCACCAACTGGCTCAGGTAGGCCCGGCGGCAACCGAGGCCCTGACGCCGGTGCTGCCATTGCTCGATGATAACCATCCCTTCATTCGGTATCTGGCCGTGGAAACCCTGTCCGGGATGGGCCAGGGAGCGAAACAGGCGCTCCTCCCGCTCAAGCAACGACGGGATTCCGACCCGATCGTCCAGGCCGCCATCACCGACGCAGTGGCCGCAATCGAGTCCGGACAGACACCGACTCCCGGCGTTGCCCCAGGAGGTAGGCACGAATGA
- the tenA gene encoding thiaminase II → MSFSNHLRKLAQPVWDAQLTHPFVLALGKGTLSERKFRYYILQDARFLADLARVFAAGSVRAPDAESALRFAKLAEDTIIVERSLHENYGKRWNLSPQDMLNEPMSPTNYAYTRHMLTVAQSGTATEIGVVALPCAWIYCVVGKHLLKNGAPPAKHPYRDWLMLYASPEFEAVQEWMRARIDTWARTAGHEEKKRMEHSFLISSKYEWMFWEMAWNEEKWPV, encoded by the coding sequence ATGTCGTTTTCAAACCATCTTCGAAAATTGGCCCAACCCGTCTGGGACGCACAACTGACCCACCCGTTTGTGCTGGCACTGGGGAAGGGTACGTTGTCGGAGCGGAAGTTCCGTTACTACATTCTTCAGGACGCCCGCTTCCTCGCGGACCTGGCGCGGGTGTTTGCCGCAGGCTCCGTGCGAGCGCCGGACGCCGAATCTGCGCTCCGTTTCGCAAAACTGGCCGAAGACACCATCATCGTCGAGCGCAGCCTCCACGAGAACTACGGGAAGCGCTGGAATCTCTCGCCGCAGGACATGCTGAACGAGCCGATGTCCCCGACCAACTACGCGTACACCAGGCACATGCTGACCGTCGCCCAAAGCGGCACGGCCACGGAAATCGGCGTCGTCGCGCTTCCCTGCGCATGGATCTACTGCGTCGTCGGCAAACATCTGCTGAAGAATGGCGCTCCACCCGCCAAGCACCCGTACCGAGACTGGTTGATGCTGTATGCCTCGCCGGAGTTCGAGGCGGTTCAAGAATGGATGCGCGCCAGAATCGACACCTGGGCGCGAACGGCCGGCCACGAAGAAAAGAAGCGGATGGAACACTCGTTTCTCATCAGCTCGAAGTATGAATGGATGTTTTGGGAGATGGCCTGGAACGAGGAGAAGTGGCCGGTGTGA
- the tpx gene encoding thiol peroxidase, which produces MSAHSPSVTHGLRPTPILLTLLYLGLSACGTLPGHGKSAFSYKDMPVADGSAVAGESNNILFQGKPLMLAGMGVKVGDKLRDVKLAQPDLSMIPINETKGKGKVRIISIVPSLDTKVCEQQTHYLSEKNMGLDRMVELITISVDTPFAQKRFAEEAKISNVTFLSDYRAADFGKAHGLLLKDLHLLSRAVLVVDKDNKVRYLQITPELAQLPDLEEAFRFARKLVTAS; this is translated from the coding sequence ATGTCGGCCCATAGCCCTTCAGTTACGCACGGTCTACGTCCCACCCCAATACTGCTCACACTGCTCTACTTGGGACTCAGCGCCTGTGGCACCTTGCCGGGTCACGGCAAGAGTGCGTTTTCCTACAAGGACATGCCGGTGGCCGACGGCAGCGCCGTGGCCGGTGAAAGCAATAACATTCTCTTCCAGGGCAAACCCCTGATGCTCGCGGGAATGGGAGTGAAGGTGGGCGACAAGCTGCGCGACGTGAAACTTGCCCAACCGGACCTGTCGATGATCCCCATCAACGAGACGAAGGGCAAAGGGAAGGTCCGGATCATCAGCATCGTCCCGTCGCTCGACACGAAGGTCTGTGAGCAACAAACCCACTATCTCAGCGAGAAAAATATGGGACTCGACCGCATGGTGGAGCTCATCACGATCAGCGTCGACACGCCCTTCGCGCAAAAGCGCTTTGCGGAGGAAGCCAAGATCTCGAACGTGACCTTCCTGTCAGACTATCGTGCAGCGGATTTCGGCAAGGCGCACGGGCTACTGCTCAAGGACCTCCATCTGCTGAGCCGGGCCGTGTTGGTGGTGGACAAGGACAACAAGGTTCGCTATCTCCAGATCACCCCCGAGCTGGCACAACTGCCGGACCTCGAAGAAGCCTTTCGATTCGCGCGGAAGCTGGTCACGGCCAGCTGA
- the sthA gene encoding Si-specific NAD(P)(+) transhydrogenase, with protein MAHYDLLVIGTGPAGQKAAIQAAKLGKKVGIVERKRVVGGVCTNTGTIPSKSLREAALYLSGFHQRSLYGASYRVKQDITMTDLTFRANHVITREIEIIQNQMTRNNVDLCFGTASFLDPHRLLIERPDDRVEHTADFFVIACGTVPARPTHIPFDDQTIIDTDGLLALTDLPKSITIIGGGVIGAEYASILATMGIHVTLIERRPRLLEFVDQETIEALQYHMRSIGVVLRFNEEVVSVERTAGQQVIVRLKSGKEIAASTVLYSVGRTGASATLNLHTIGLSADERGRLTVNEHYQTAAPHIYAAGDIIGFPALASTSMQQGRHAACHAFGIPCQTQSDLMPYGIYSIPEISMIGRNEDDLTKNGVPYAVGMARYREIARGQIIGDEIGMLKLLFHNKTRQLLGVHAIGDGATELIHIGQTVMAYQGQIDYFVDAVFNYPTLAECYRVAALDGINQLPRPWTPRA; from the coding sequence ATGGCGCATTATGATCTCCTGGTGATCGGCACCGGCCCGGCAGGGCAAAAAGCCGCCATTCAGGCGGCTAAACTGGGGAAGAAGGTCGGCATCGTCGAGCGTAAACGGGTCGTCGGCGGTGTCTGCACCAACACCGGCACGATCCCCAGCAAATCCCTGCGCGAAGCCGCCCTGTACCTCTCCGGATTTCACCAGCGAAGCCTGTACGGCGCCAGCTATCGCGTCAAGCAGGACATCACCATGACGGACCTGACCTTCCGGGCCAACCACGTCATCACGCGTGAAATCGAAATCATTCAAAACCAGATGACGCGGAACAATGTCGACCTGTGCTTCGGGACGGCCTCGTTCCTCGATCCACACCGTCTGCTCATTGAGCGTCCGGACGACCGCGTGGAACATACGGCCGACTTTTTTGTCATTGCCTGCGGAACGGTCCCGGCCCGCCCCACCCACATTCCGTTCGACGACCAGACCATCATCGACACCGATGGACTCCTCGCATTAACAGACCTTCCGAAGTCCATCACCATCATCGGCGGCGGCGTCATCGGTGCGGAATACGCCTCAATTCTTGCGACCATGGGCATTCACGTCACCCTGATCGAGCGCCGCCCGCGGCTGTTGGAGTTTGTCGACCAGGAAACCATCGAGGCGCTGCAGTATCACATGCGCAGCATCGGGGTGGTGCTCCGATTCAACGAAGAGGTCGTCTCCGTCGAGCGAACGGCCGGACAACAGGTCATCGTCCGCCTGAAAAGCGGCAAAGAGATCGCCGCCTCCACCGTCCTCTATTCTGTCGGCCGTACCGGAGCCAGTGCCACGCTCAATCTGCACACCATCGGCCTTTCCGCCGATGAGCGCGGACGCCTGACCGTCAACGAGCACTATCAAACCGCCGCCCCACACATCTATGCCGCCGGGGACATCATCGGGTTTCCCGCGCTGGCGTCGACGTCCATGCAGCAGGGCCGCCATGCCGCCTGTCATGCCTTCGGCATTCCCTGTCAGACCCAATCCGACCTGATGCCCTACGGCATCTACTCCATTCCGGAGATCTCCATGATCGGCCGCAACGAGGACGACCTGACCAAGAACGGAGTCCCGTACGCCGTCGGCATGGCCCGATACCGGGAAATTGCACGCGGGCAGATTATCGGCGACGAGATCGGCATGTTGAAACTGCTGTTCCACAACAAGACCCGACAACTCCTCGGCGTCCATGCGATCGGTGACGGCGCGACGGAGCTCATCCATATCGGACAGACGGTCATGGCCTACCAGGGCCAGATCGACTACTTCGTGGATGCGGTGTTCAACTATCCGACCCTCGCAGAATGTTATCGGGTCGCCGCCCTGGATGGGATTAATCAGCTCCCCAGACCCTGGACCCCGCGGGCATGA
- a CDS encoding fibronectin type III domain-containing protein: MKTPRSVFVFSVAGCLSSTLCATALVSTAAAADTSTTLSLLQQPSLDAAVTKAQSSGTAPVLPSPAALVLTAPKGQTAVGTLALKKSSTDQHTYYLSTNQSWVWMNPPYGSTQTITSETDQLVITVQTANLAVGTYSATVYVVDSGPNNFTNMLRIPVSLTVTSETVAPPPPAAVTPTPVVAPPPPAPPAPAVVPTSGIATNPLALALTAAKGQTAVGTLALRKGGTDQHSYYLSTNQSWVWMNPPYGSTQTITTETDQLVVTAQTSGLAAGTYSAVIYIVESGPNNFSNMLRIPVTLTVTTTPVTTPPSPPPAPPAAVTPTPKPVMLTPPPPPTPVVVPPPPAPAPPAPTPVTPPAPVPAPVTTGPIQVTPAALSLSSSNAVGTLTLRKTGTDQHLYYISTNQSWVWMNPPYGSTQTITSETDQIVITAQPSGLAAGTYSAVVYIVESGPNNFSNTLRIPVTLTVTGGQTASATPPTPAQPAVSTPPPPSPPPAQSTASATTATPTATPKTASATVSWNANTESDLAGYRIYVGTRSGSYGVVGPFEVTNSTSFTIPNLPTGTTYYFAVSAFDKSGNESAKSVEVSKSLF, encoded by the coding sequence ATGAAGACGCCCAGGAGTGTGTTTGTATTCAGTGTTGCCGGTTGTTTATCGTCCACGCTGTGCGCAACAGCCTTGGTCTCAACCGCCGCTGCCGCAGACACCTCAACCACGTTGAGCTTACTGCAGCAACCGTCCCTTGACGCAGCCGTCACAAAAGCTCAAAGCAGCGGAACGGCGCCCGTCCTGCCCAGCCCAGCCGCGCTGGTCTTGACGGCCCCGAAAGGCCAAACCGCCGTCGGCACACTCGCGCTCAAGAAATCGAGTACGGACCAGCACACCTATTATCTCAGCACAAACCAGTCGTGGGTGTGGATGAATCCGCCCTATGGCAGCACCCAAACCATTACCTCCGAAACCGATCAGCTGGTCATCACGGTGCAAACCGCCAATCTGGCCGTTGGCACCTACTCAGCAACGGTTTATGTCGTCGATTCCGGACCGAACAACTTTACCAACATGCTTCGGATCCCGGTGTCGCTCACCGTCACCAGCGAAACTGTGGCTCCGCCGCCGCCAGCGGCCGTCACGCCGACCCCCGTGGTGGCTCCGCCTCCACCGGCACCGCCCGCCCCGGCCGTGGTGCCGACATCAGGCATTGCAACCAACCCGCTGGCATTGGCACTGACCGCCGCCAAGGGGCAAACAGCTGTCGGAACGCTGGCGTTGCGCAAAGGTGGCACCGACCAACACAGCTATTACCTCAGCACGAACCAATCATGGGTATGGATGAACCCGCCCTACGGCAGCACCCAAACCATCACCACGGAAACAGACCAATTGGTGGTCACCGCACAGACCAGTGGGCTGGCGGCAGGAACCTATTCGGCCGTAATCTACATTGTGGAATCGGGACCGAATAACTTCAGCAACATGCTCCGCATCCCGGTCACCCTCACTGTTACCACCACACCGGTCACGACACCGCCGTCTCCGCCCCCGGCGCCCCCGGCTGCCGTCACTCCGACACCCAAGCCGGTGATGCTGACGCCACCCCCGCCGCCGACCCCGGTGGTGGTTCCGCCTCCGCCGGCCCCGGCGCCACCAGCACCAACCCCGGTCACCCCTCCGGCTCCCGTTCCGGCACCCGTCACCACTGGACCGATCCAGGTGACCCCGGCAGCCCTGAGCTTGAGCAGCAGCAATGCGGTCGGAACGTTAACCTTGCGGAAAACGGGTACCGACCAGCACCTCTACTACATCAGCACGAATCAGTCGTGGGTCTGGATGAATCCGCCCTATGGCAGCACCCAAACCATTACCTCCGAAACCGATCAGATCGTTATTACGGCGCAACCGTCCGGCCTTGCGGCCGGCACCTATTCGGCGGTCGTGTACATCGTGGAGTCAGGGCCCAACAACTTCTCGAATACGCTGCGTATTCCCGTCACCCTCACGGTGACCGGCGGCCAAACCGCATCGGCCACGCCGCCCACACCCGCTCAACCGGCCGTCTCAACGCCCCCGCCACCGTCCCCCCCCCCCGCGCAATCAACCGCCTCGGCAACGACAGCGACCCCGACGGCGACTCCGAAGACCGCGAGTGCCACGGTCAGTTGGAATGCCAACACTGAATCAGATTTAGCTGGTTACCGGATCTATGTCGGGACACGATCAGGCAGCTACGGTGTCGTGGGGCCGTTCGAAGTCACCAACAGCACCAGCTTTACGATTCCGAACCTGCCAACCGGCACAACCTACTACTTTGCCGTATCGGCCTTCGACAAGTCAGGGAATGAGAGCGCGAAATCCGTGGAAGTGAGCAAGAGTCTGTTCTAG
- the oadA gene encoding sodium-extruding oxaloacetate decarboxylase subunit alpha, producing the protein MATKKTKKTAPKKSPAKKTPAKPSRKAAARGDRPLHPTNPELHLEAAPGKKLLLTDVAFRDGHQSLLATRMRTEDMLPIAQKLDAIGYWSLEVWGGATFDTCLRFLKEDPWERLRALRDAMPNTKLQMLLRGQNLVGYRHYADDVLDKFIERSAANGIDVFRIFDALNDVRNLDRAIREVKACGKHVEATICYTVSPVHSIDRFVSMAKQLEDLGTDTLCIKDMAGLLAPLDAYHLIRRLKKAVRVPIHLHSHYTSGMASMSALMAVMGGLDMLDTSVSPLAGGTSHPPTETLIASLRDTPYDTGLDLRQFEPITEHFRNVRRKYRQFESDFTGVDAEILTSQIPGGMLSNLAAQLAEQDALDRMKEVLDEVPRVRKEMGYPPLVTPTSQIVGTQATLNVLTGEQGERYKVITTETKNYFLGLYGRAPGPLDKGIMARAVGDEEPVKGRPADRLEPEFEKLKKDMPPTATTPEDQLSFALFPAIARDFFEARERGDLHPEPLEPAEAKGPAVAHDLHLAPAEFNITVHGENYHVVVSGSGRTTDGRKPYYIRVNDRLQEVSLEPLQEVLAGVPESPEAGSTSKPKRPRPTKPGDVAPPMPGRVVKILVTEGAQVKTGDPLLIIEAMKMESQVPAPMDGRVTAILAAEGDNVKTDETVIQLD; encoded by the coding sequence ATGGCAACGAAAAAGACCAAGAAAACCGCCCCCAAGAAAAGCCCCGCGAAGAAAACGCCGGCGAAGCCCAGCCGAAAGGCTGCCGCCCGCGGCGATCGCCCGTTGCACCCGACGAATCCGGAACTGCACCTAGAAGCCGCGCCGGGGAAAAAACTGCTGTTGACCGATGTCGCCTTCCGCGACGGACACCAGTCACTCCTTGCCACCAGAATGCGCACGGAAGACATGTTACCGATCGCCCAAAAACTCGACGCCATCGGCTACTGGTCGTTGGAGGTCTGGGGTGGGGCGACGTTCGACACCTGCCTTCGCTTTCTCAAGGAAGATCCCTGGGAGCGCCTCCGGGCCCTTCGGGATGCCATGCCGAACACCAAGTTGCAGATGTTACTGCGCGGACAGAACCTCGTAGGATACCGGCATTACGCCGACGACGTACTCGACAAATTCATCGAACGGTCGGCGGCCAACGGCATCGATGTGTTTCGCATTTTTGATGCGCTGAACGACGTGCGCAACCTGGATCGCGCCATCCGCGAGGTGAAGGCCTGCGGCAAACATGTCGAGGCCACGATTTGTTATACCGTGAGCCCGGTCCACAGCATCGATCGCTTCGTGTCCATGGCCAAGCAGTTGGAAGACCTGGGCACCGATACCCTCTGTATCAAGGACATGGCCGGGCTCCTCGCACCGCTGGATGCCTATCATCTCATTCGACGCCTCAAGAAGGCCGTGCGGGTGCCGATCCATCTCCACAGCCACTATACCTCCGGCATGGCCTCCATGTCGGCCCTGATGGCGGTCATGGGCGGGCTCGACATGTTGGACACGTCGGTGTCCCCGTTAGCCGGCGGGACCTCACACCCACCGACTGAAACCTTGATCGCCAGCCTGCGCGACACACCGTACGACACCGGGTTGGATCTCCGTCAATTTGAACCGATCACGGAACATTTCCGTAACGTGCGCCGAAAATATCGCCAGTTTGAAAGCGACTTCACCGGGGTCGACGCCGAAATTCTCACCTCGCAGATCCCCGGCGGCATGTTGTCGAACCTCGCCGCCCAATTGGCCGAACAGGATGCCCTGGATCGCATGAAAGAAGTGCTCGACGAAGTCCCGCGTGTGCGGAAAGAAATGGGGTATCCCCCGCTCGTAACTCCCACCAGCCAGATCGTCGGCACACAAGCCACGTTGAATGTGCTGACGGGTGAACAGGGGGAACGCTACAAGGTCATCACCACCGAAACGAAAAATTATTTCCTGGGCTTGTACGGTCGCGCACCGGGCCCGCTCGATAAGGGCATCATGGCTCGCGCCGTCGGCGATGAGGAGCCGGTCAAGGGCCGGCCGGCCGACCGGTTGGAGCCGGAATTCGAAAAGTTGAAGAAGGACATGCCCCCGACGGCGACGACCCCGGAAGATCAGCTGTCCTTCGCCCTCTTTCCGGCCATTGCCAGGGACTTCTTCGAAGCTCGTGAACGGGGAGATCTCCATCCGGAACCGCTTGAGCCGGCCGAAGCCAAAGGCCCGGCCGTGGCGCACGATCTGCACCTCGCTCCCGCTGAATTCAATATCACGGTGCACGGCGAGAACTACCATGTCGTCGTATCAGGATCCGGTCGCACGACCGACGGCCGTAAACCGTACTACATTCGCGTCAACGACCGCCTGCAGGAAGTGTCGCTTGAACCGCTCCAGGAAGTGTTGGCGGGCGTGCCGGAATCCCCCGAAGCCGGTAGCACCTCAAAGCCGAAACGCCCCCGGCCGACCAAGCCCGGCGATGTCGCCCCGCCCATGCCCGGCCGGGTGGTGAAGATCCTCGTGACGGAAGGCGCCCAGGTCAAGACCGGCGATCCGCTCCTGATCATCGAAGCCATGAAAATGGAAAGCCAGGTCCCGGCTCCCATGGATGGACGGGTCACCGCCATTCTGGCTGCCGAGGGCGACAACGTCAAAACCGACGAAACCGTCATCCAGCTGGATTAA